CGCAGACGAGCTTTGCATCTTCGACGTCGTTGTTCTCGTAGTAGGGCATTATGAGGCCCAGAACATTTTCTGTTCCAACCGCCTTCGCAGCAAGGTAAGCAGCTGTCGCACTGTCAATCCCGCCGCTTATCCCAATCACAAACCCACCACTGCCACTCTCTTCGAGCTTTTCTGAAAGGAAGCTGGTTATAGTCTCAATGGCGGCACGATAGTCAAGGGCTCTCATTTTTTGCATCCCCCTTCTGCTTCTTCATATCTTCCTTCAGGGTCTCAAGGAAGCTGATATATCCCCTAAACGCAAACACACCGCCAATTATCATCAAAAAGAACGCGGGATAAGTAAGGTACGAATAGGGGTAGTCGAACCAGTAGACCACATACTCATACTCCAGATCCCCATCGAGAACCGTTATTTGGGGCGCTGATTGAACGTCCACGCTAACGTTTCCATTATTTAAAACGTACTCAAGGTCTTCTCCACCAAGGGACAGAAGCACTGACGCATTATCAGACCACATCACTAGGGTTCGATTAACGACATCGTAGGAGTACAAATTCCCCTCCTCGATTGTATGGTTACCCGGGCCAAGAACACCATGCCATTCGCTTTTTTCCAGGGTTCTATAAGATGCCGCAAACGACATGATGAGAGCGAGGAACAGCAAAATCAGACCGGCTAGTATTGGGGGGTAAGTTATACCTTTTTTGAATGTAGTCACGAGCCTCACCGAGAAGGAATAATGAAGAAGATATAAAAAGATTTCAATACTTGCCAACGAGGTGGCACTCGGCGAAGTGGTTGTGCTCGTACTCTATGAGCTGCGGCTGTTTGGCATCACAGAGGCCCTTCTGAGCGTAGATACACCTCGGGTGGAAGCGGCATCCCGGCGGTATGTTGACGGCGCTCGGAACCTCACCCTTGATCGGCAGTTCCTTGATGACGTTTCTCCTCTCCGGCTTTGGTTCGGGAACCGCTGCCAACAAGGCCCTGGTGTACGGATGAAGCGGGTTGTCAATGACCTTCTCGGCTGGGCCCATTTCGACGATTCTTCCGAGGTACATCACCGCCATCCAGTCGGCGAAGTACCTTGCAGTTGACATATCGTGCGTGATGTAGAGGTAGGTGACGCCAGTCTTCTCCTTGAGTTCCTTCATGAGCTCAAGAACCTCTGCACGGATCGAAACGTCGAGCATCGAGACTGGCTCATCTGCAACGATAAAGGTCGGATTCAGTATTAGTGCACGGGCGATTGCAACACGCTGCCTCTGACCACCGGAAAGCATGTGCGGGAACCTTCCGACGTAGTCCTCAGGCGGGGTTATCTTAACCATCTCGAGGGCTTTGTATATCAACTCCTCGCGCTCTGCCCTAGTTTCGCCGATGCCATGGATTAGGAGGGGCTCTTCAAGAACATCGAAGATCCTGAACCTTGGATTCATTGAACTAAATGGATCCTGGAATATCATCTGAACCTTTCTCCTGTACGCCAGGATTTCTTCCTTGGTCTTGATGTCAGTAACGTCCCTGCCCTCCAGGTATATCTTCCCATCGGTCGGTTCTAAGAGCTTTACGATGAGCTTTCCAGTTGTGGACTTACCACAGCCGCTCTCACCTACGAGTGCAAAGACTTGCTGTTTGTATATCTCAAAGCTCACTCCATCAACAGCGTGAACGAATCTCTGTGGGGCTCCCTTCAGGCTCTCAATGAAACCCCTCTTGATCGGGAAGTACTTTTTCAGGTTCTCAACTTTAAGTACCGGCTCCGCCATCTTTCACACCTCACAGCAGCCAGCATGCGGCATAGTGATCCTTATCAATCTCCTTCATTCCGGGCTCTTGCTCCCTACAAACGTCCATTGCATACGGGCACCTCGGGTGGAAGCGGCATCCCTTCGGCGGGTTGATGAGATTGGGCGGCTGACCTGGTATGAACTCGAGCCTGTCGACGTCCTCGTGGAGTCTTGGGATGGCTGCAAGGAGCTTCTGGGTATACGGATGGGCCGGCTCATAGTATATTTTCTCGCTGTCGCCGATCTCCACAATCTTACCGGCGTACATTATGGCAACACGGTCGCTAATCTCTGCGAGGATGCTGAGGTCGTGGGTAATGAATATCATAGAGAGACCGAGCTCCTTCTTCAGTTTCTTCATGAGGTTTATGATCTGAGCCTGAACTATAACGTCGAGTGCAGTGGTTGGCTCGTCAGCGATGACAACTGACGGGTTCATGAGGAGAGCCGTCGCAATTATAACGCGCTGCTTCATACCACCACTGAGCTCGTGGGGATAGCGGTAGACTATCTCTGGATCAAGACCGACGAGCTCAAGATACTTCTGTGCTACATCTAGGGCCTCCTCTTTCTCCATCCCCTTATGGTATATCAGCGGCTCTATCATCTGGTAGCCTACAGTGTACACTGGATTGAGGGCGTTCATTGCACCCTGGAATATCATTGAAATCTTCTGCCAGCGGATCTCCCTTCTCAACACATCCTCCGGGAGACCCACGATTTCCCTTCCATCGATCTTTATGCTCCCATCGACGATCTTGCCGGGAGGAGTGGGCATTCCCATAAGGGTAAAACCAAGGGAGGACTTGCCGCAACCGCTCTCACCGGCAAGTCCCAGCACCTCACCCTTCCTGAGCTCAAAGCTGATATCGTCAACTGCCCTGACAACTCCGCGGTTCGTGAAGTAGTACATTTTGAGGTTCTTAACTTCAAGGACAGTTTTTGCCATTGTCTATCACCTCACATCCTCCTCAACCTCGGATTGAGGACTCTATCGAGTGCCGTACCGATCATAACGAACGTGAAGCCCACGAGGGCTATCGCCAGTCCGGGCGGAAGAACCCACCACCAGTAACCGTTCGTTGCGGCTCCTGCGGCCTGAGCATCGTGGAGTATCTGTCCCCAAGTGACAGCAGTTGGGTCACCAAGACCAAGGAAGCTCAGGGAAGCCTCTGAAAGCACTGCACCCGGAACTCCAAGTGCCATGCTTGCGAAGGCGTAGGGGAGCAGCTGTGGCACCATGTGCTTGAAGATTATCCTGCCTGTGCTCGCACCTAGAACTCTGGCCGCCTCAACGTAAGTCTGCTCCTTGATCTGGAGGGCCATACTTCTCGCAACCCTGGCGACTCCAACCCATCCGAACACGACCAGCAGTAGTACTATCTGCCATAGCGAAATGTGGCCTCCAAAGTACGTACCCATAAGGATGAGGATCGGCAGGCTCGGGATTGAAGCCATGAACTCCTGGAATCTCATCATCATCTCATCCGTCCATCCACCAAAGTAGGCACTGGTAACCCCGTAGAATATACCAATGAGCACACTGAACACTGCAACGGACACACCTATGGCAAGGGAGACTCTTGAACCCCAGATGATACCCGCCAATAGGTCTCTGCCCTTGAAGTCAGTTCCAAGCCACCCGTAGGTTCTTCCAGTGAATATAATCTTCGCGTTGTCTAGGTCGACACTTGCATCTTTCGGAACATTAATTTCAAATATGAACGTGTAAGTCCCCTGGAGAGGCTCGGGCTTTTCAAGGATGTTCTCATTGAGCTTTCCAAAGATAACCCTTGTGGCATCCATGAGGGTCTTGTACTGGAACTCCTTGGTGGGATCAATTTGAATACCCTGGCTCTTAACCCACCTAATAAGGGCGTCCCTAACAGCGGGGTTAGTTCCAAGCTGGATTACCGTATTGCCCGAGAACTTGTAGTTCTGGAGGAGCACTACTTCCGTCCCATCGGGTCTCTTCACTTTAACGGTAAGGGTTGGCTTTCTAATACCCTCGGACTTACCGACAACATCTTTAAAGACTATGTCCTGGGGGGGAACGTCGTATTCATTATTGTACGGAATTTCAATAACGTATCCAGAGTCAGTCTGCTTCAAGTACTTCTGAAGTTCACTCCCCTCGAGGACGAGGTGGGGTGCCAGCTTCTGACTGGAGAAAACATTAACCCAAGTAGGCGGGACGTTCTTCGGGTTGTCAAGCCAGAACGTCTTCCATTTCTCTGGGATATCAGGGGAAGTAAGTATTGGTGCAGCCAATGCCGTGAATATCAAGAGGGCAAGCAGGAAGATACCGAGTAACCCAGTCTTCTGCCTCTTAAAGTCAGCCCAAAATTCAGACAAAGACTCCTTGAAGTCTACCCAGCGCATTGTTTCTCACCTCACACATTCTGGGATGCACCAACCTTGACTCTCGGGTCGAGGAAGCCGTACGTAAGGTCGGCGAGTATAACCCCCGCGAGGTAAAGAATAACGTTAACGAACGTAAGTCCCATGATAAGGTTCGTCTCGTTGGTCTCAAGGGCTATCCAGTAGACCCTACCCATGCCAGGCCACGTAAATACGCTCTCAGTGATTATTGCACCTCCCAGTGAACCGAGAAGGCTCATGATAATCATGGTCACGACAGGGGGAGCGGCGGCTCTAAGGGCATGCCCGTAGATTACCTTTCTCTCTGGAACACCCTTTGCCCTGGCAGCCATGATGAAGTCTTCCTGCATGGTACCGATCATGATGTTTCTTATAACCCATGCCCAGGCTCCAAAGGACACAAAGACTATTGTGGCAACCGGCAGGACCATGCGCTTCAGCATGTCAACTATGTGGGCCCATCCAGTCAGATTGGGGTCTGGGATCGACCTCGCCGGGAACCAGCCGAGCTCAAACGCGAAGATAAGGAGCATGATCATTCCAAACCACCACATTGGGATACTGCTGGTCACTAAGGCGAGAACTGAAAGGGCCCTATCAAAGGCACTCCCAACCTTCTGAGCAGCCTTAACACCCAGAAGGATTCCGAGGAAGATTATGATTATCTGCGCCGTTGTAAACAGCTGTATGGTTCTCGGTATGGCCCTCTTTAGGATTGCCTTAACGTCCCTCTCAGAACCGAAGACGGGGTTCCTAGTGTTTCCGAAGTCAAACGTTATAGTGCGCTTGAAGTAGTACATAACTCTCCATGCGTAAGACCGGTCAAGCTTATATTCGTGCCTATAATAAGCGATTCTCTCGGCCCTCCACTGATCGGGATTTTCCGGGGCTCTTCCCTGCTTCTGAAGGGCCTGGAATTCGGCGTTCACCTGCTCGATTATACGGTTCTGAAGGTCTTTCTCAGCGACTTTCACGAATAGGGCAGACATGACTAGAGTAACCAGCGTCAGGACGATCAGTGCATTCAATATTCTGATCAGCACGTACCTACCAAATCCCATGGAGTTCCCTCCTTAGCGGTTTTGGACGCCAGGACTCATTTTTAGTCATCGTCTTTTTCAGCTTTGTAAAGCTTCTTTATAAATATTTTGTGAATGTCCAATGAAGTTCAGAGAAAAGCCCATCACAGAGAAGGTGGAAATTTAAAGAGAAACTAAAAAGGGAAACTAAAGAGAGCCCCTTTACCTTCTCCTCCTGAGGAGGAGTGGCACGACTGCAAGGCCGACGAGGAATGCTGGACCGCAGATTCCACCGCCTTCCTCGCTGGTCTCAGTCGTTGTGGTCTGGGTCTCAGTCTCGGAGGTAGTCTGGGTGGAGGTCTCGGTCTCGGAGGTAGTAGTCGTGGTCTGGGTCTCAGTCTTAGTCTCGCCAACGGGGCGAGCACTCCTTATAGCCCAGTCAGAGGCAAGGCCCGCGACCGGGTCAACGAGCTTAATCTCGATATCCTTGCTGGCGGCGTAGAACTCCCAGTTCTCGTAGAGGAAGGTCCTGTAACCCTCGTATATTCCAATGGCAGTTCCGAGCCTGTTGAAGTCCCAGTACTTATCCTCACTGTCCATCTTAACGCCGTTGGCCTCGCCAGAGTATATTACAAGGGCGAAGTCATCAGCGGTCCAGTTGAGGAGCGGCTGAATCTTGTCAACGGTGTTGTAGTAGCTGAGTCCAAGGCTGTCGAGTCCAGCCTGAATGTCACCGTTGCCGAGGAACTTGAGAACCTCCTCAAGTGTAACCCTCTGGGTGTTCTCCGGAGTCCACTTCCAGCCAACGAGACCTGGGGCATACCAGTAGCTCGAGTAGTACTGGATGATCCTGGTCGTTGAGAACTTCACGTTGCTTGAGGAGACCCAACCCTCTGTGTAGAAGTTCCACTGGTAGGAGCTCGGGTCGCTGGTGTAGACCGTACCGCTAGCAGTCCTTCTGTCAACGATCTTAGCCTCAGCGTCAAAGCCGAGCTTCTTAAGGACTTCCTCAACTATGTAAGTGGCAACGTCCTTCCTCTCGTCCTCAACACGTCCGAGACCAACGACTTTTACCGGCTCTCCGTTGAAGTACCACTTGCCGTCGTCGCCCTTCTTGAGCTCATAGCCCATCTTGGCAAGCTCCTGAGCAGCCTCCTGCATGCCCTCCTCGAACAGCTTCATAGCGAGGTCTTCGTCAGACTGCTCGGTGAGGCCGAAGGCATCAACGACCGGCCTAACGTATTCAAAGCCGGTCTCGGTTGATGTCCACGGAGTGAACATCGGCCCGGCACTTCCCTGGAAGATGTTCTGGGTTATGTAAGCCCTGTTAACGAGGTACTGGATGGCGAACCTGACCTTCCTGACGGCGAACGGGTTGAAGTACTTCTTGTCACCAACGGTAATAACGTACGGGTTGTCCTGGTCGTGAACCGGGTTCCAGACGATGTCACCAAACGCTGAAGTGCTCCTGTAGAGCTTTATGTTGGCCCTCTGCTCGTCGCTCAGGCCAGTGAACCTGTAAGCCGCGAACGGGTACCAGAGAATGTCGTAGTGGCCGTTGGCAACTTCGAGGATTGCAGTGTCCTCGTTCTGGATACCGTAAACCTCAATGGTCTTGTAGTATGGATCAACCTGGTACTCCGGCTCGGCGAAGGCCGGGATGGTCCACTTGTCGAACTTCTTGATCCTAACGAAGAGGTTCTCTGGCTGGTACTCGTCAACGTAGTATGGACCCTGGCCGATAACGGCGTGATTGTGCTCGTCAATGAATTTGGCTATTGAGTCGTAAGCGGCGGTAGCGGCGTTCTCGTCCTCAATGTACGGCTTGAGGAACTCAGGAATCGGCTTGCTCTGTTTGAGCTCGAGAAGCTTCTCCTTTATGGCCTGAGCGTGGCTCGGGTTGATCTGGTCAAGCTGTTCAACGTCCTCGCTGGACTCACTCCAGGAGTACTTGGGGTTGTGGGCGACGAGCTCGCTCATCGCATACCAGAGCTGCCAGGGGGTTCCGGTGAACGGAACAACGTAAGCGGCAGTCATTATCTCGCTGGCCGGGAAGTAGTGGTTGTGGTAAACGTCGAAGACCATCCTGTCATCGGTCTGCTCGACGAGCTTGATACCGAGAATGGTGTTCATGTACTCGCCACTCCAGTCGGCCTCACTGGCGTCGTAGTATGGGTCGTCGTCGCCGTCCTGGGTGGTCCACTCCCAGCTCCAAGCAAGGCTGTACATCACATCGGCCGCGCTGAGCTTGTGGCCGTCGTGGAAGTACGGCCTGTCACACTCAATCCTAGCGTAGGTCTTAGCAGTTTCGCCGGCGTGAGCGGCAACCCATGTGTCCGTGGTTGAGTTAAAGATGACCGCATCCTCCGGAACGGTCACATCGGACTTGTAGTCAACAACGTGGCAGTGATACGGGTGCGGGACACCATCAATTCCATAGGGGATGCCGCTGTCGAAGACAAGGTCGGCAATCCTCCTGGAGTAGGTATCACTGTAACCTGAAGAACTCGGGTTCCAGACGCCCATGAACAGAGCGCCGCTTGAAGAGTATATGACTGTCTTCAGAACACTGTCGCTGTCTGCCGCAGCCACTGGCTTCACACTTGGCACCACGGCCAAGCTAAACAGCATCAGGCCCATAACGAACAGGCCTAGGACTTTCCTACTCATATTCCACTGCCTCCTTCAAATTTATAGCAGCATTTGCCATATACGGCGTGTAATGGCATGATGCTATACATTCGAGACCTATTTAAGGGTTACGTTAGAAACTTTGAGCGGATAGAAAAACGGGCTGAAAAAAGCCCCACAATCGCATATTTCGAACAAAGACGCTTTATAATATAATTGCGCCGCATATTTTCCATTAAAAGCATTTTCAAAACTCTGTAATTCAATCTACAGGCAAAAAGGAACTAAACTTCCTGAAGAAAACCAGAAAAAGGGTACGAACGGAGAAATCCGAGCAAAAAACTTAAAACTTGGGAAGGTTAAGCCCGCGTGGGCACTCATGCACGAGCTGGTTCTGTCCGGAAGGTTTGTACTGAACGGTGAGATAGTCGGGGGGAGCATCGGTATAGACAACGGCCTTATAACAGAAATCTCCAGGAGAGACATTAAAGGTGAAGAAGTCATAGCCTTCAAGAGCGAGATTATACTACCAGGATTGATAGACACCCACGTCCACCTGAGGGATTTCGAACAGAAGGAAAAGGAGACCGTGGAAAGCGGTACTAAGGCGGCCCTCCATGGGGGCATAACGGCGGTCTTTGACATGCCGAACACAAAGCCTCCCATCATGGACGTTAAAACTTTCGAAAAGAGGTTGAGTATCCTTGAGAAACACGCCTATTCAGACTACGCGGCAAGCTTTCTCCTCGCCGGAAACTGTGGGGAAGCATCCCGGGCGAGGGCGGATTTCTACAAGATATTCATGGGAGCCTCGACGGGGGGGATTTTCTCGGAGAACTTTGAAAGCGACTACTCATGCGCCCCTGGAATCGTCAGCGTTCATGCCGAAGACCCAGAGACCATAAGGGAAAACCCTGAGCGGCCTCCCGAGGCGGAAATTCGGGCAATAAAGAAAGCCCTGACTGCCGCTGAAAAGTTGAGGAAGCCCCTAAACGTATGCCACGTGTCAACCGTGGGTGGAATTGAGGCAATAATCAAAAAGAACCTCCCCTGGGTAAGCTTCGAGGTAACTCCCCATCATCTCTTTTTAACTTCAAAAGACTTTGAGAGGAACCCCTTGCTAAAGGTCTACCCGCCGCTGAGAAGTGAAGAGCACCGAAAAGCCCTCTGGGAAAACTTCTCCAGAATACCAATAATAGCAAGCGACCATGCCCCGCACACAATTGAGGACAAAGAAGCAGGCGCAGCGGGAATCCCCGGCCTGGAGACTGAGGTGGCGCTCCTTCTGGACGCCGCGAACAGGGGACTTATAACTGTATTTGACATCGTTGAGAAGATGCATGACAACCCCGTGAGGTTCTTTGGGATCAAAGGGCGCGATTTCTCACTGGGGAATGAAGCAACCTTCACGATAATTGACCCGAAGAAGGAGTGGAAAGTCAAGCCCGAGGAGTTCTACACAAAGGCGAAATGGAGCCCATGGGAAGGGAAAAAACTGAAGGGAAAGGTCGTGATGACCGTTATCAGGGGAATGGTCGTTATGGAAGGGGACGAAATCATTGAGGAGCCGAAGGGGGTAAGGCTGGATGTACAGGGTGGTAACCATTGAGGAAGTATGGGACGTGGCAAAGGACGTGAAGGCTTTCAGGTTCAACGAGAACATTGAGTTCGCACCCGGGCAGTTCATTATGGCCTGGCTTCCGGGTGTTGGAGAGAAGCCATTCAGCCTAGCATGGGAAGACATGATAGTCGTGAAGCGCGTGGGACCCTTCACGACCAAGCTGTTTGAGCTGAAAGAAGGGGACAGACTTTGGATCAGGGGGCCCTACGGCCATGGATTCATTAAGAGGGGCGAAAAAGTAGCCCTCGTCGGCGGGGGAATAGGGATTCCGCCCCTGTATGCTTTCGCAAAGAAGAACCAGGGGAAATTCAGGCAGATGACCCTTATATACGGCGCCCGCTCAAAGGACGAACTTTCTCTCCTAGACATTGAGAACTACGTGGACGATGCCGTAATAACGACTGACGACGGCTCCGCTGGGAGGAAGGGCTTTCCAACCGAAGTGCTCGCCGAGAGAAGGGAAGAGTTCGACCAGGTCTACGCCTGCGGCCCGGAGCCGATGCTGAAGGCCGTGCTGAAAGTAATGAACTACAAGAATGTCCAGATATCGGCGGAAAGGTATATGAAGTGCGGTATAGGTGTCTGCGGCTCCTGCAACCTCGGGAAATATCTCGTCTGCAGGGATGGGCCCGTCTTTGAGGGAGAAAAGCTCGTTGGACTTCTGTGACCAATTACCTTTTTAAACCCACTTTTTCTGCTCTTCCCGGTGAGAAGATGGGTATAAAAATGAGGTGGGAAGACTTTGCGAGGAGCATGGGTGTCGAGCCCCAGATACTCGAGAACAAAGAGGCGAGACTCCTAAAACAGTTCGTGATGGATTTGAAGTTTCCAACTCACTGCCAGGGCTGCCAGGGTCTTGATTTAAATAACCCTAATCCAGTTCACCATCCGAGCTATGAGCTGACTCCCGCATGCAACCACGACTGTATCTTCTGCTATTCAAACGTCGCAGTGAAGCTCGGGAAGGCACCGAAGCCGGGCTACTACGGGTGGGAAAACCCTTACGCGATAACCGTCTCCCAGTATGGAGAACCGCTGATAAGCCCGCGCATAGTCGAAGTTAACAGGATGCTCCGCGAGAAGTTTCCGAATGCGAGGTTAGACCTCCAGACCAACGGCTCCCTCCTGACCGAGGAGCTGTGGGCAAAGCTTGACTTTGACCTAGTCATGATAAGCCTCGACGCCGCGAGCAGAGAGAAGCACCTCAAGATTACAAACGCGGACACTTTCGAGGCTGTTGTCAACGCCCTCAGGATCGTTGGTTCGGACAAGTCCGTCCGCTCGGTTGTGAGGACCATCTTCATGCCGGGCATAAACGACGAGGACATACCGAAGATAGCGGAGCTCGCCGCTTCCCTCGGAATAGACGAGATGATGCTCCAGCCGCTAACCATTCACGAGCTTAACGTTGAGAGACTGAAGAAAGCCGGTCTGGACTTCGAGAGAGCAGAGAGCATAAGGGAGTTTCTCAAGGCGGCTATGGAAGCCAAAAAGCATATAGACGTGAGGATAAGCGGCTGCCAGCTTGCGATATACAGGACGATGGACCCATTGACGCTTTTCAGCGCGAAGAGAGTCGCTAGAGAAGTGGCACCTGTAGTTAAGAGGGAGAGGCTCCTGTGAGGGAGATGCGTTTCAGGATTGACCCTAAAACTCAGTCACCTTAGACTGTGAGCAACATCTATGGGCGAAAATTTATTTTCAGCACTCCTAAACATACAAGCGGTGGACTTAATGGACATCTGGACGCTGGTGGCGGTTTATATCTTGATATTCCTTTCCCTTGCGAACCTCTTCATCAAGCCAATCCTTTTTGCAAAGCGGATGGCTGGCAAAGTTTTGAAGAAGCTCCTCCGCGTCCGGGTTCCAGAGAATCAAAAGAAAGGTGTAGAGAGATTATATACCCCAATCTGGGTCATCATTGGCCTCTGGGCCTTTTTCAAGCTGAAGGATGCAAGCCTGCTCGGCGCGGTCTTCGGTCTTTTAGCCTTCCGGAGCGGGGCGAACATAACGAGGCTCCTGGTCTACTCCAGCCACGATGGAAAGATTCTCAAGGAGATGGCAGAGGGAAGGGTTTTGGGCATCCTTGAAAAAGCCGTCAGGATTTCTCTAATACTCGAAGCGGCGTTCCCATTTGCCATGTTGCTGGCGTACAAGACTCTAAGTGCTGTAACGATTTCGCACGGGAGCGTAGGAAAGTTCCTCCTGGAGCTTTGGGTCGCCGGGGCGATTTTCGGGCTGGTATTTGGATACTTGATAGCGAAGGACAACAGGGGTCTGCTCCTTGAAGACAGTGTTGAGGCTCTAACATTTATGATAGCACTGAAAGGGAAGCAGAAGGCGGAAAAGGCAAAGGAGAGAATAAAGTTCAGAGCTCCCTGAAGCGGAGTCTGAACCTGAGTTCTCCCTCGACAGGGAATAGAACGGTGTAGCTAACGCCCTGCTGGATGAAGTCCCACCCACTCTCACTCTGGCTGAGGGTCTTTATTGGGTACTTCCAGACTTTTGCCCTTCTGTCGAGCTCTATCTCGACCTTTCCGATGCCGTAGGGGTCGTTCACCTCGAACTTCTCTGCCTCGAACTCGGCCGGCTCCTCCATGACGCTGTGGACTGCCAGGTTGAGCTCGACGCCGAAGAGGGCTCTGGCATCGCTTCTGACGGTGTAGTCCACTATGAAACCGTCCTCGGTGAGCCTAACCGACTTTTCCACACGTGCTGGCCTCTTAGCAACGCTTCCATCGCGCTCAAGGGTTATTCCGTTCTCAATAAGGCTGAAGTTGTAAGCACCGGTGAGGAAGTCCCCAAGCTCGATGTAGCGGCTCAGCCTGTACTCATCGAGCGTCGTCTCTGGCTCAAGGAAGTGGTCCTGCAGAATTGCCCTTAGATGGCTGTCGTAGGCAAGCTCACGCCTTATCTCGTCGGGAATCTGCTTTCCAAGCTCGTGGATGCTGGCGACTCCTTCACCACCTTCTTCCGGTGTAGCGGCCTCTGGAACCTCGTGGTAGTGCTCCCAGCGCCTCGCGAGAACGTCATTGTAGTTGACCGCCTTTCTCTTGGAGGAGAGCTCGAAGAGGGCTCCGCCGTATGCTGGTTTGAAGACGGCGTAGAAGTTCTCGTTCTCGATGAAGACCTCGTCCCTGCCGTCGAAGTCGATGTCCCTCACGAAATTCCCCGTCTTAACGTGGCTCTGAGCCTTTATTATGT
This sequence is a window from Thermococcus kodakarensis KOD1. Protein-coding genes within it:
- a CDS encoding ABC transporter ATP-binding protein, producing MAEPVLKVENLKKYFPIKRGFIESLKGAPQRFVHAVDGVSFEIYKQQVFALVGESGCGKSTTGKLIVKLLEPTDGKIYLEGRDVTDIKTKEEILAYRRKVQMIFQDPFSSMNPRFRIFDVLEEPLLIHGIGETRAEREELIYKALEMVKITPPEDYVGRFPHMLSGGQRQRVAIARALILNPTFIVADEPVSMLDVSIRAEVLELMKELKEKTGVTYLYITHDMSTARYFADWMAVMYLGRIVEMGPAEKVIDNPLHPYTRALLAAVPEPKPERRNVIKELPIKGEVPSAVNIPPGCRFHPRCIYAQKGLCDAKQPQLIEYEHNHFAECHLVGKY
- a CDS encoding ABC transporter ATP-binding protein — encoded protein: MAKTVLEVKNLKMYYFTNRGVVRAVDDISFELRKGEVLGLAGESGCGKSSLGFTLMGMPTPPGKIVDGSIKIDGREIVGLPEDVLRREIRWQKISMIFQGAMNALNPVYTVGYQMIEPLIYHKGMEKEEALDVAQKYLELVGLDPEIVYRYPHELSGGMKQRVIIATALLMNPSVVIADEPTTALDVIVQAQIINLMKKLKKELGLSMIFITHDLSILAEISDRVAIMYAGKIVEIGDSEKIYYEPAHPYTQKLLAAIPRLHEDVDRLEFIPGQPPNLINPPKGCRFHPRCPYAMDVCREQEPGMKEIDKDHYAACWLL
- a CDS encoding ABC transporter permease, coding for MRWVDFKESLSEFWADFKRQKTGLLGIFLLALLIFTALAAPILTSPDIPEKWKTFWLDNPKNVPPTWVNVFSSQKLAPHLVLEGSELQKYLKQTDSGYVIEIPYNNEYDVPPQDIVFKDVVGKSEGIRKPTLTVKVKRPDGTEVVLLQNYKFSGNTVIQLGTNPAVRDALIRWVKSQGIQIDPTKEFQYKTLMDATRVIFGKLNENILEKPEPLQGTYTFIFEINVPKDASVDLDNAKIIFTGRTYGWLGTDFKGRDLLAGIIWGSRVSLAIGVSVAVFSVLIGIFYGVTSAYFGGWTDEMMMRFQEFMASIPSLPILILMGTYFGGHISLWQIVLLLVVFGWVGVARVARSMALQIKEQTYVEAARVLGASTGRIIFKHMVPQLLPYAFASMALGVPGAVLSEASLSFLGLGDPTAVTWGQILHDAQAAGAATNGYWWWVLPPGLAIALVGFTFVMIGTALDRVLNPRLRRM
- a CDS encoding ABC transporter permease; its protein translation is MGFGRYVLIRILNALIVLTLVTLVMSALFVKVAEKDLQNRIIEQVNAEFQALQKQGRAPENPDQWRAERIAYYRHEYKLDRSYAWRVMYYFKRTITFDFGNTRNPVFGSERDVKAILKRAIPRTIQLFTTAQIIIIFLGILLGVKAAQKVGSAFDRALSVLALVTSSIPMWWFGMIMLLIFAFELGWFPARSIPDPNLTGWAHIVDMLKRMVLPVATIVFVSFGAWAWVIRNIMIGTMQEDFIMAARAKGVPERKVIYGHALRAAAPPVVTMIIMSLLGSLGGAIITESVFTWPGMGRVYWIALETNETNLIMGLTFVNVILYLAGVILADLTYGFLDPRVKVGASQNV
- a CDS encoding ABC transporter substrate-binding protein is translated as MSRKVLGLFVMGLMLFSLAVVPSVKPVAAADSDSVLKTVIYSSSGALFMGVWNPSSSGYSDTYSRRIADLVFDSGIPYGIDGVPHPYHCHVVDYKSDVTVPEDAVIFNSTTDTWVAAHAGETAKTYARIECDRPYFHDGHKLSAADVMYSLAWSWEWTTQDGDDDPYYDASEADWSGEYMNTILGIKLVEQTDDRMVFDVYHNHYFPASEIMTAAYVVPFTGTPWQLWYAMSELVAHNPKYSWSESSEDVEQLDQINPSHAQAIKEKLLELKQSKPIPEFLKPYIEDENAATAAYDSIAKFIDEHNHAVIGQGPYYVDEYQPENLFVRIKKFDKWTIPAFAEPEYQVDPYYKTIEVYGIQNEDTAILEVANGHYDILWYPFAAYRFTGLSDEQRANIKLYRSTSAFGDIVWNPVHDQDNPYVITVGDKKYFNPFAVRKVRFAIQYLVNRAYITQNIFQGSAGPMFTPWTSTETGFEYVRPVVDAFGLTEQSDEDLAMKLFEEGMQEAAQELAKMGYELKKGDDGKWYFNGEPVKVVGLGRVEDERKDVATYIVEEVLKKLGFDAEAKIVDRRTASGTVYTSDPSSYQWNFYTEGWVSSSNVKFSTTRIIQYYSSYWYAPGLVGWKWTPENTQRVTLEEVLKFLGNGDIQAGLDSLGLSYYNTVDKIQPLLNWTADDFALVIYSGEANGVKMDSEDKYWDFNRLGTAIGIYEGYRTFLYENWEFYAASKDIEIKLVDPVAGLASDWAIRSARPVGETKTETQTTTTTSETETSTQTTSETETQTTTTETSEEGGGICGPAFLVGLAVVPLLLRRRR
- a CDS encoding dihydroorotase produces the protein MHELVLSGRFVLNGEIVGGSIGIDNGLITEISRRDIKGEEVIAFKSEIILPGLIDTHVHLRDFEQKEKETVESGTKAALHGGITAVFDMPNTKPPIMDVKTFEKRLSILEKHAYSDYAASFLLAGNCGEASRARADFYKIFMGASTGGIFSENFESDYSCAPGIVSVHAEDPETIRENPERPPEAEIRAIKKALTAAEKLRKPLNVCHVSTVGGIEAIIKKNLPWVSFEVTPHHLFLTSKDFERNPLLKVYPPLRSEEHRKALWENFSRIPIIASDHAPHTIEDKEAGAAGIPGLETEVALLLDAANRGLITVFDIVEKMHDNPVRFFGIKGRDFSLGNEATFTIIDPKKEWKVKPEEFYTKAKWSPWEGKKLKGKVVMTVIRGMVVMEGDEIIEEPKGVRLDVQGGNH
- a CDS encoding dihydroorotate dehydrogenase electron transfer subunit, with product MYRVVTIEEVWDVAKDVKAFRFNENIEFAPGQFIMAWLPGVGEKPFSLAWEDMIVVKRVGPFTTKLFELKEGDRLWIRGPYGHGFIKRGEKVALVGGGIGIPPLYAFAKKNQGKFRQMTLIYGARSKDELSLLDIENYVDDAVITTDDGSAGRKGFPTEVLAERREEFDQVYACGPEPMLKAVLKVMNYKNVQISAERYMKCGIGVCGSCNLGKYLVCRDGPVFEGEKLVGLL